The genomic interval ACTCGAGCCCGTCGATGAACTGCGAAGCGTCCTCGAGCGGGATCCCCGTGTCGATGACGACGTCGGCGATCTCGTACAGGCGCTTGCCCGAGGAGTGCCGGCTCTCCACCTGCGACGAGTGCGGCACGGAGGTCACCGCGATGACCTTGAGCCCCCGCTCCTTGAACTCGACCGCCATGTCGAGGATGACCGCGTTGATCCCCGAGTGCGAGAACAGCACGAGCGCGTCCCCGTCCTTGATCTGGTGGGAGCGCAGGATCGCCTTGCCGTACCCCTCTCGGGTGTGCAGGAAGCGGTACTGCGCGGTGCCCTGGTCGCCGAGCACGTGGTGCATGAGGGCGATGGAGCTCTCCACGATGGGGCGGAAGCCGGTGACGCCGCCCGTCCGGGGGAACATCTCGAGCGCGGCGAAGCCGCCGTGCCCGGTGCCGAAGGTGAAGACGAGTCCGTCCCCCGCGATGGTGTCGGCGCAGATCTCGGCGGCCTGCGCGATGGCCTCGTCCTGCGTGTCGCGCACGCGCTGCAGCTTCTCGATGACGTCGTCGAAGTACCCGGTTGCGATACTCATGATGCTGGTCCTCTCGTGTTTCGTAGTGGTCGTTCGGTTCGTGATGGTGCGGGGCTCAGGACGCGGCGAGGGCTTCCAGCCCCGCCCGCAGCAGTTCGAGCTCGGCGTCGCGCCGCTCCTCGGCCTCGAGCTTCGAGAAGTCCGCGCCGCTGACGCTCGCGAGGCACAGCGAGGCTGCGGCGATGCCCCGGGCGCGCGCCACGACGAACACGGCGCTCGTCTCCATATCGATGCCGACGACGTGCTGGGCCAGGCGGCGCTCGGCGAGCGCCTCCTGGCCCGCCGGGTCGTCGCGGAGCATCATGTCCGTGTAGAACCCGTCGGCGGTGTCGTAGATGCCGGAGCGGACGCCGCGCCCCGTCGCGCGCGCCGCGGCCTCGACGTGCGCGGTGAGCGCGAAGTCGGCGACGGCGGGGTACT from Leucobacter allii carries:
- a CDS encoding sugar isomerase domain-containing protein gives rise to the protein MSIATGYFDDVIEKLQRVRDTQDEAIAQAAEICADTIAGDGLVFTFGTGHGGFAALEMFPRTGGVTGFRPIVESSIALMHHVLGDQGTAQYRFLHTREGYGKAILRSHQIKDGDALVLFSHSGINAVILDMAVEFKERGLKVIAVTSVPHSSQVESRHSSGKRLYEIADVVIDTGIPLEDASQFIDGLEYPVGPTSTSIAVAAGHAINASTSAALVARGEKPMIMVNTNSNRTALAHRQNDLNYAELWRRLRSREFSAPEHQ